In Paralichthys olivaceus isolate ysfri-2021 chromosome 13, ASM2471397v2, whole genome shotgun sequence, the following are encoded in one genomic region:
- the adam22 gene encoding disintegrin and metalloproteinase domain-containing protein 22 isoform X3 gives MMLKMSPRWWISLLCVCGLMPVGHQSSADSPNGDALSGLKALRDAGRFVGKEDTVPLRLLYSRHSHSQITQDELSTRVKASPGSTQVNHVAQASFQVEAFGREFILDVELNHDLLSSGYVERHLSEKGKAVITNGGEHCYYQGKVRDSPHSFVALSTCHGLHGMFFDGNHTYMIEPGGEDSSNGEVPIHMIYKSAGEDLLNGDLPEPPFPSPPFPGSKVVHRRKKRQAPHVSHSVEDEIKYIELMVINDHLMYKKHRLSVGHTNNYAKSVVNMADMIFKEQLNTRIVLVAMETWSADNKFNIDDDPMVTLREFMKYRKDFIKEKCDSVHLFSGNRFHSSWGGASYMGGVCSLTKGGGVNEYGKTDEMAITLAQSLGQNIGIFSDKKRILNGECKCDDRWSGCIMDDVGFYLPKRFSDCNVEEYHNFLNSGGGSCLFNKPLKLLDPPICGNGFVEPGEECDCGSPAECAREGDNCCQKCTLTQGSKCSNGLCCNNCQMEFMGVVCRDAVNDCDIPENCTGNSSQCPPNVHKMDGYTCEKDQGRCFNGRCKTKDRQCKYIWGEKATAADKFCYEKLNIEGTEKGNCGKDKDTWIQCNKQDVHCGYLLCSNISPSPRLGELQGGLTSFSVARHSASLDCSGAHVLIDGDTDLGYVEDGTACGTDSICFNHKCLPIQQFNFSTCPGTTDKSICSGHGVCSNDLKCVCYLGWAGDDCNSTSPLSYLVVGPTASVSGITSTNIIIGAIVGSILFLALIMAATAWCYKSYKQRCYVESEVHRRFCRQMPPGDYVTKPGDADSFYSDMPPGVSTNSGCSSKKRSNGLSHSWSERIPDAKHISDICENGRPRSNSWQGNLSGNRKKLKGKKFRARSNSTEYLTPRFKAEIYDVTKWVEDVNKNTQGPYLRTLSPAKSPTSSTGSIASSRKYPYPMPPLPDDQRKANRQSARLWETSI, from the exons GTGAACCATGTGGCCCAAGCAAGCTTTCAAGTTGAGGCTTTCGGGAGAGAATTCATCTTGGATGTGGAGCTGAATCA TGACCTGCTGTCTTCGGGGTACGTGGAGAGGCATTTGTCAGAAAAAGGGAAAGCTGTCATCACCAAT GGAGGAGAGCACTGCTACTACCAGGGGAAGGTCAGAGACAGTCCTCACTCCTTTGTGGCTCTTTCGACTTGTCATGGATTGCA TGGAATGTTTTTCGACGGCAATCACACCTACATGATTGAacctggaggagaggacagcAGCAAT ggCGAGGTCCCCATTCACATGATTTATAAATCTGCAGGGGAAGACCTGCTCAATG GTGACCTGCCGGAGCCGCCGTTCCCCAGCCCTCCATTCCCCGGGTCTAAAGTAGTtcacaggagaaaaaagagacag GCTCCACATGTGTCACACAGTGTAGAGGATGAGATCAAATACATTGAGTTGATGGTCATCAATGACCATTTAATG TATAAGAAGCATCGGCTTTCCGTTGGGCACACAAATAACTATGCTAAGTCAGTGGTCAATATGGCTGACATG ATCTTCAAGGAACAGCTTAATACTCGGATTGTgctggttgccatggaaaccTGGTCAGCGGACAACAAGTTCAACATCGACGACGACCCCATGGTGACCCTGAGGGAGTTCATGAAGTACAGGAAGGACTTCATCAAGGAGAAATGCGACTCCGTTCACCTCTTCTC AGGGAATCGCTTTCATAGCAGCTGGGGTGGAGCTTCCTACATGGGAGGAGTTTGCTCTCTCACTAAAGGAGGCGGAGTGAATGAG TACGGGAAAACCGATGAGATGGCCATAACCCTCGCTCAGTCTCTTGGACAGAACATTGGCATCTTCTCAGACAAGAAGAGGATCCTCAACG gtGAATGCAAGTGTGATGATCGCTGGTCAGGCTGTATCATGGATGACGTTGG CTTCTACCTGCCTAAGAGGTTCTCCGACTGCAACGTGGAGGAGTACCACAACTTCCTGAATAGCGGAGGAGGATCTTGTCTGTTCAACAAACCTCTGAAG CTGTTGGACCCTCCAATCTGTGGTAACGGCTTTGTGGAGCCGGGAGAGGAGTGTGACTGCGGCAGTCCAGCG GAGTGTGCCAGAGAGGGGGATAACTGCTGTCAGAAGTGCACTTTGACTCAAGGCTCGAAGTGTAGTAACGGACTCTGCTGCAACAACTGCCAG ATGGAGTTCATGGGAGTCGTGTGTCGAGATGCAGTGAATGACTGTGACATCCCAGAAAACTGCACAGGAAACTCCAGCCAG TGTCCACCAAATGTGCACAAGATGGACGGCTACACGTGTGAGAAGGATCAG GGTCGCTGCTTCAATGGAAGgtgcaaaacaaaagacagacagTGCAAGTACATCTGGGGAGAGA AGGCAACAGCGGCCGACAAGTTCTGCTACGAGAAGCTCAACATCGAGGGGACGGAGAAAGGCAACTGtgggaaagacaaagacacGTGGATCCAGTGTAACAAGCA GGATGTTCATTGTGGCTACCTGCTGTGCTCCAACATCTCACCGTCACCACGACTCGGAGAGCTGCAAGGGGGGCTGACCTCGTTCTCCGTGGCCCGACACAGCGCGTCTCTTGACTGCAG CGGTGCTCACGTGCTGATTGATGGAGACACTGATCTGGGATATGTCGAGGATGGGACGGCCTGCGGGACGGACAGCATCTGTTTCAATCACAAATGTCTCCCAATCCAACAGTTCAACTTCAGCACGTGCCCCGGGACGACTGACAAGAGCATCTGCTCTGGACACGGG GTGTGCAGTAATgatctgaagtgtgtgtgttaccttggcTGGGCTGGAGACGACTGCAACTCCACGTCTCCACTCAGTTATCTTGTGGTGGGACCGACTGCCTCAGTTTCAG GTATCACCAGTACAAACATCATCATCGGGGCCATCGTGGGCTCCATCCTCTTCCTCGCGCTCATAATGGCTGCTACAGCCTGGTGCTACAA GAGCTATAAGCAGAGATGCTATGTGGAGTCTGAGGTTCACCGAAGATTCTGCCG GCAAATGCCCCCAGGTGACTATGTAACAAAGCCTGGGGACGCAGATTCCTTTTACAGTGACATGCCTCCGGGTGTCAGCACAAACTCCGGCTGCAGCTCCAAGAAGAG atctaACGGGCTGTCACACTCATGGAGTGAGAGAATCCCAGATGCCAAACACATTTCCGACATCTGTGAAAACGGGCGACCGAGGAGCAACTCGTGGCAAG gaaatCTGAGCGGGAATCGTAAGAAACTGAAAGGAAAGAAGTTCCGTGCTCGCTCTAACTCCACAGA GTATTTAACCCCTCGCTTCAAAGCAGAGATTTATGATGTAACTAAATGGGTAGAAgatgtgaataaaaacactcaaGGACCTTACCTTAG GACGCTATCCCCCGCCAAGTCTCCCACTTCCTCCACAGGATCCATTGCATCCAGCAGGAAGTACCCGTACCCCATGCCCCCTCTCCCCGATGACCAGAGGAAAGCCAACAGGCAGAGTGCCAGG
- the adam22 gene encoding disintegrin and metalloproteinase domain-containing protein 22 isoform X2: MMLKMSPRWWISLLCVCGLMPVGHQSSADSPNGDALSGLKALRDAGRFVGKEDTVPLRLLYSRHSHSQITQDELSTRVKASPGSTQVNHVAQASFQVEAFGREFILDVELNHDLLSSGYVERHLSEKGKAVITNGGEHCYYQGKVRDSPHSFVALSTCHGLHGMFFDGNHTYMIEPGGEDSSNGEVPIHMIYKSAGEDLLNGDLPEPPFPSPPFPGSKVVHRRKKRQAPHVSHSVEDEIKYIELMVINDHLMYKKHRLSVGHTNNYAKSVVNMADMIFKEQLNTRIVLVAMETWSADNKFNIDDDPMVTLREFMKYRKDFIKEKCDSVHLFSGNRFHSSWGGASYMGGVCSLTKGGGVNEYGKTDEMAITLAQSLGQNIGIFSDKKRILNGECKCDDRWSGCIMDDVGFYLPKRFSDCNVEEYHNFLNSGGGSCLFNKPLKLLDPPICGNGFVEPGEECDCGSPAECAREGDNCCQKCTLTQGSKCSNGLCCNNCQMEFMGVVCRDAVNDCDIPENCTGNSSQCPPNVHKMDGYTCEKDQGRCFNGRCKTKDRQCKYIWGEKATAADKFCYEKLNIEGTEKGNCGKDKDTWIQCNKQDVHCGYLLCSNISPSPRLGELQGGLTSFSVARHSASLDCSGAHVLIDGDTDLGYVEDGTACGTDSICFNHKCLPIQQFNFSTCPGTTDKSICSGHGVCSNDLKCVCYLGWAGDDCNSTSPLSYLVVGPTASVSGITSTNIIIGAIVGSILFLALIMAATAWCYKSYKQRCYVESEVHRRFCRQMPPGDYVTKPGDADSFYSDMPPGVSTNSGCSSKKRSACLSHLQICTLSFTPSIPSIAHISLFGFRSNGLSHSWSERIPDAKHISDICENGRPRSNSWQGNLSGNRKKLKGKKFRARSNSTETLSPAKSPTSSTGSIASSRKYPYPMPPLPDDQRKANRQSARLWETSI, from the exons GTGAACCATGTGGCCCAAGCAAGCTTTCAAGTTGAGGCTTTCGGGAGAGAATTCATCTTGGATGTGGAGCTGAATCA TGACCTGCTGTCTTCGGGGTACGTGGAGAGGCATTTGTCAGAAAAAGGGAAAGCTGTCATCACCAAT GGAGGAGAGCACTGCTACTACCAGGGGAAGGTCAGAGACAGTCCTCACTCCTTTGTGGCTCTTTCGACTTGTCATGGATTGCA TGGAATGTTTTTCGACGGCAATCACACCTACATGATTGAacctggaggagaggacagcAGCAAT ggCGAGGTCCCCATTCACATGATTTATAAATCTGCAGGGGAAGACCTGCTCAATG GTGACCTGCCGGAGCCGCCGTTCCCCAGCCCTCCATTCCCCGGGTCTAAAGTAGTtcacaggagaaaaaagagacag GCTCCACATGTGTCACACAGTGTAGAGGATGAGATCAAATACATTGAGTTGATGGTCATCAATGACCATTTAATG TATAAGAAGCATCGGCTTTCCGTTGGGCACACAAATAACTATGCTAAGTCAGTGGTCAATATGGCTGACATG ATCTTCAAGGAACAGCTTAATACTCGGATTGTgctggttgccatggaaaccTGGTCAGCGGACAACAAGTTCAACATCGACGACGACCCCATGGTGACCCTGAGGGAGTTCATGAAGTACAGGAAGGACTTCATCAAGGAGAAATGCGACTCCGTTCACCTCTTCTC AGGGAATCGCTTTCATAGCAGCTGGGGTGGAGCTTCCTACATGGGAGGAGTTTGCTCTCTCACTAAAGGAGGCGGAGTGAATGAG TACGGGAAAACCGATGAGATGGCCATAACCCTCGCTCAGTCTCTTGGACAGAACATTGGCATCTTCTCAGACAAGAAGAGGATCCTCAACG gtGAATGCAAGTGTGATGATCGCTGGTCAGGCTGTATCATGGATGACGTTGG CTTCTACCTGCCTAAGAGGTTCTCCGACTGCAACGTGGAGGAGTACCACAACTTCCTGAATAGCGGAGGAGGATCTTGTCTGTTCAACAAACCTCTGAAG CTGTTGGACCCTCCAATCTGTGGTAACGGCTTTGTGGAGCCGGGAGAGGAGTGTGACTGCGGCAGTCCAGCG GAGTGTGCCAGAGAGGGGGATAACTGCTGTCAGAAGTGCACTTTGACTCAAGGCTCGAAGTGTAGTAACGGACTCTGCTGCAACAACTGCCAG ATGGAGTTCATGGGAGTCGTGTGTCGAGATGCAGTGAATGACTGTGACATCCCAGAAAACTGCACAGGAAACTCCAGCCAG TGTCCACCAAATGTGCACAAGATGGACGGCTACACGTGTGAGAAGGATCAG GGTCGCTGCTTCAATGGAAGgtgcaaaacaaaagacagacagTGCAAGTACATCTGGGGAGAGA AGGCAACAGCGGCCGACAAGTTCTGCTACGAGAAGCTCAACATCGAGGGGACGGAGAAAGGCAACTGtgggaaagacaaagacacGTGGATCCAGTGTAACAAGCA GGATGTTCATTGTGGCTACCTGCTGTGCTCCAACATCTCACCGTCACCACGACTCGGAGAGCTGCAAGGGGGGCTGACCTCGTTCTCCGTGGCCCGACACAGCGCGTCTCTTGACTGCAG CGGTGCTCACGTGCTGATTGATGGAGACACTGATCTGGGATATGTCGAGGATGGGACGGCCTGCGGGACGGACAGCATCTGTTTCAATCACAAATGTCTCCCAATCCAACAGTTCAACTTCAGCACGTGCCCCGGGACGACTGACAAGAGCATCTGCTCTGGACACGGG GTGTGCAGTAATgatctgaagtgtgtgtgttaccttggcTGGGCTGGAGACGACTGCAACTCCACGTCTCCACTCAGTTATCTTGTGGTGGGACCGACTGCCTCAGTTTCAG GTATCACCAGTACAAACATCATCATCGGGGCCATCGTGGGCTCCATCCTCTTCCTCGCGCTCATAATGGCTGCTACAGCCTGGTGCTACAA GAGCTATAAGCAGAGATGCTATGTGGAGTCTGAGGTTCACCGAAGATTCTGCCG GCAAATGCCCCCAGGTGACTATGTAACAAAGCCTGGGGACGCAGATTCCTTTTACAGTGACATGCCTCCGGGTGTCAGCACAAACTCCGGCTGCAGCTCCAAGAAGAGGTCAGCCTGCCTGTCGCACCTGCAGATTTGCACCCTGTCCTTCACTCCCTCCATCCCATCCATAGCACACATCTCACTGTTTGGCTTCAG atctaACGGGCTGTCACACTCATGGAGTGAGAGAATCCCAGATGCCAAACACATTTCCGACATCTGTGAAAACGGGCGACCGAGGAGCAACTCGTGGCAAG gaaatCTGAGCGGGAATCGTAAGAAACTGAAAGGAAAGAAGTTCCGTGCTCGCTCTAACTCCACAGA GACGCTATCCCCCGCCAAGTCTCCCACTTCCTCCACAGGATCCATTGCATCCAGCAGGAAGTACCCGTACCCCATGCCCCCTCTCCCCGATGACCAGAGGAAAGCCAACAGGCAGAGTGCCAGG
- the adam22 gene encoding disintegrin and metalloproteinase domain-containing protein 22 isoform X1, which yields MMLKMSPRWWISLLCVCGLMPVGHQSSADSPNGDALSGLKALRDAGRFVGKEDTVPLRLLYSRHSHSQITQDELSTRVKASPGSTQVNHVAQASFQVEAFGREFILDVELNHDLLSSGYVERHLSEKGKAVITNGGEHCYYQGKVRDSPHSFVALSTCHGLHGMFFDGNHTYMIEPGGEDSSNGEVPIHMIYKSAGEDLLNGDLPEPPFPSPPFPGSKVVHRRKKRQAPHVSHSVEDEIKYIELMVINDHLMYKKHRLSVGHTNNYAKSVVNMADMIFKEQLNTRIVLVAMETWSADNKFNIDDDPMVTLREFMKYRKDFIKEKCDSVHLFSGNRFHSSWGGASYMGGVCSLTKGGGVNEYGKTDEMAITLAQSLGQNIGIFSDKKRILNGECKCDDRWSGCIMDDVGFYLPKRFSDCNVEEYHNFLNSGGGSCLFNKPLKLLDPPICGNGFVEPGEECDCGSPAECAREGDNCCQKCTLTQGSKCSNGLCCNNCQMEFMGVVCRDAVNDCDIPENCTGNSSQCPPNVHKMDGYTCEKDQGRCFNGRCKTKDRQCKYIWGEKATAADKFCYEKLNIEGTEKGNCGKDKDTWIQCNKQDVHCGYLLCSNISPSPRLGELQGGLTSFSVARHSASLDCSGAHVLIDGDTDLGYVEDGTACGTDSICFNHKCLPIQQFNFSTCPGTTDKSICSGHGVCSNDLKCVCYLGWAGDDCNSTSPLSYLVVGPTASVSGITSTNIIIGAIVGSILFLALIMAATAWCYKSYKQRCYVESEVHRRFCRQMPPGDYVTKPGDADSFYSDMPPGVSTNSGCSSKKRSACLSHLQICTLSFTPSIPSIAHISLFGFRSNGLSHSWSERIPDAKHISDICENGRPRSNSWQGNLSGNRKKLKGKKFRARSNSTEYLTPRFKAEIYDVTKWVEDVNKNTQGPYLRTLSPAKSPTSSTGSIASSRKYPYPMPPLPDDQRKANRQSARLWETSI from the exons GTGAACCATGTGGCCCAAGCAAGCTTTCAAGTTGAGGCTTTCGGGAGAGAATTCATCTTGGATGTGGAGCTGAATCA TGACCTGCTGTCTTCGGGGTACGTGGAGAGGCATTTGTCAGAAAAAGGGAAAGCTGTCATCACCAAT GGAGGAGAGCACTGCTACTACCAGGGGAAGGTCAGAGACAGTCCTCACTCCTTTGTGGCTCTTTCGACTTGTCATGGATTGCA TGGAATGTTTTTCGACGGCAATCACACCTACATGATTGAacctggaggagaggacagcAGCAAT ggCGAGGTCCCCATTCACATGATTTATAAATCTGCAGGGGAAGACCTGCTCAATG GTGACCTGCCGGAGCCGCCGTTCCCCAGCCCTCCATTCCCCGGGTCTAAAGTAGTtcacaggagaaaaaagagacag GCTCCACATGTGTCACACAGTGTAGAGGATGAGATCAAATACATTGAGTTGATGGTCATCAATGACCATTTAATG TATAAGAAGCATCGGCTTTCCGTTGGGCACACAAATAACTATGCTAAGTCAGTGGTCAATATGGCTGACATG ATCTTCAAGGAACAGCTTAATACTCGGATTGTgctggttgccatggaaaccTGGTCAGCGGACAACAAGTTCAACATCGACGACGACCCCATGGTGACCCTGAGGGAGTTCATGAAGTACAGGAAGGACTTCATCAAGGAGAAATGCGACTCCGTTCACCTCTTCTC AGGGAATCGCTTTCATAGCAGCTGGGGTGGAGCTTCCTACATGGGAGGAGTTTGCTCTCTCACTAAAGGAGGCGGAGTGAATGAG TACGGGAAAACCGATGAGATGGCCATAACCCTCGCTCAGTCTCTTGGACAGAACATTGGCATCTTCTCAGACAAGAAGAGGATCCTCAACG gtGAATGCAAGTGTGATGATCGCTGGTCAGGCTGTATCATGGATGACGTTGG CTTCTACCTGCCTAAGAGGTTCTCCGACTGCAACGTGGAGGAGTACCACAACTTCCTGAATAGCGGAGGAGGATCTTGTCTGTTCAACAAACCTCTGAAG CTGTTGGACCCTCCAATCTGTGGTAACGGCTTTGTGGAGCCGGGAGAGGAGTGTGACTGCGGCAGTCCAGCG GAGTGTGCCAGAGAGGGGGATAACTGCTGTCAGAAGTGCACTTTGACTCAAGGCTCGAAGTGTAGTAACGGACTCTGCTGCAACAACTGCCAG ATGGAGTTCATGGGAGTCGTGTGTCGAGATGCAGTGAATGACTGTGACATCCCAGAAAACTGCACAGGAAACTCCAGCCAG TGTCCACCAAATGTGCACAAGATGGACGGCTACACGTGTGAGAAGGATCAG GGTCGCTGCTTCAATGGAAGgtgcaaaacaaaagacagacagTGCAAGTACATCTGGGGAGAGA AGGCAACAGCGGCCGACAAGTTCTGCTACGAGAAGCTCAACATCGAGGGGACGGAGAAAGGCAACTGtgggaaagacaaagacacGTGGATCCAGTGTAACAAGCA GGATGTTCATTGTGGCTACCTGCTGTGCTCCAACATCTCACCGTCACCACGACTCGGAGAGCTGCAAGGGGGGCTGACCTCGTTCTCCGTGGCCCGACACAGCGCGTCTCTTGACTGCAG CGGTGCTCACGTGCTGATTGATGGAGACACTGATCTGGGATATGTCGAGGATGGGACGGCCTGCGGGACGGACAGCATCTGTTTCAATCACAAATGTCTCCCAATCCAACAGTTCAACTTCAGCACGTGCCCCGGGACGACTGACAAGAGCATCTGCTCTGGACACGGG GTGTGCAGTAATgatctgaagtgtgtgtgttaccttggcTGGGCTGGAGACGACTGCAACTCCACGTCTCCACTCAGTTATCTTGTGGTGGGACCGACTGCCTCAGTTTCAG GTATCACCAGTACAAACATCATCATCGGGGCCATCGTGGGCTCCATCCTCTTCCTCGCGCTCATAATGGCTGCTACAGCCTGGTGCTACAA GAGCTATAAGCAGAGATGCTATGTGGAGTCTGAGGTTCACCGAAGATTCTGCCG GCAAATGCCCCCAGGTGACTATGTAACAAAGCCTGGGGACGCAGATTCCTTTTACAGTGACATGCCTCCGGGTGTCAGCACAAACTCCGGCTGCAGCTCCAAGAAGAGGTCAGCCTGCCTGTCGCACCTGCAGATTTGCACCCTGTCCTTCACTCCCTCCATCCCATCCATAGCACACATCTCACTGTTTGGCTTCAG atctaACGGGCTGTCACACTCATGGAGTGAGAGAATCCCAGATGCCAAACACATTTCCGACATCTGTGAAAACGGGCGACCGAGGAGCAACTCGTGGCAAG gaaatCTGAGCGGGAATCGTAAGAAACTGAAAGGAAAGAAGTTCCGTGCTCGCTCTAACTCCACAGA GTATTTAACCCCTCGCTTCAAAGCAGAGATTTATGATGTAACTAAATGGGTAGAAgatgtgaataaaaacactcaaGGACCTTACCTTAG GACGCTATCCCCCGCCAAGTCTCCCACTTCCTCCACAGGATCCATTGCATCCAGCAGGAAGTACCCGTACCCCATGCCCCCTCTCCCCGATGACCAGAGGAAAGCCAACAGGCAGAGTGCCAGG
- the cldn12 gene encoding claudin-12: MSCRDIHATNAFSFIIAFVSVAGLTVAAVIPQWRVTRLVTFNRNAKNISVYDGLWAKCVKQDGYSGCYYYDSEWYSKVDQLDLRLLQFCLPAGLLLGSLALLLCMAGMCKTCCCSDKPEPDIKTLKFLVNSAGCHLVAGTFLFLGGAIAITPSVWFLFRTKALNIRYDNMFSDGFAVYVAIGCSGGLMLAALLMFMWYCMCKKLPSPFWLPLPSMSTSLSTQPLTANGYPPSPVYGPQPFPPQAHPPTVIDTQQYVPTHGYAQSVVAPVPTQVYMSQISAPDGYGSEVGGTQAYSYAPSQSYAPSQSYAPSQSYAPSQSYAPSQSYAPSQGYGSSYVGHRYSSRSRMSAIEIDIPVLTQGE; this comes from the exons ATGTCGTGCCGGGACATCCATGCCACCAACGCTTTTTCCTTCATCATTGCCTTTGTGTCAGTGGCAGGGCTTACTGTGGCTGCTGTAATCCCACAGTGGCGAGTTACGAGACTCGTCACCTTCAATCGCAACGCTAAGAATATCAGTGTGTATGATGGGCTGTGGGCTAAATGTGTGAAACAGGATGGCTATTCAGGATGCTACTACTATGATTCAGAG TGGTACTCTAAAGTGGACCAACTCGATCTGCGGCTCCTGCAGTTCTGTCTGCCTGCAGGCCTGCTGTTGGGCTCGCTCGCCTTGCTGCTGTGCATGGCTGGGATGTGtaagacctgctgctgctcagacaaGCCTGAGCCGGACATTAAAACTCTCAAATTCCTGGTGAACAGTGCGGGCTGTCACCTGGTGGCTGGGACGTTCTTGTTCCTGGGTGGAGCTATCGCCATCACCCCCTCAGTGTGGTTCCTGTTCCGCACTAAGGCGCTGAACATCAGATATGACAACATGTTCTCTGATGGGTTTGCTGTATATGTAGCAATCGGCTGCTCTGGAGGACTAATGCTGGCCGCGCTGCTAATGTTCATGTGGTATTGTATGTGTAAGAAGTTGCCTTCACCCTTCTGGTTGCCACTGCCATCCATGTCGACCTCTCTGTCCACTCAGCCTCTCACTGCTAACGGATATCCTCCCTCCCCAGTGTATGGTCCTCAGCCCTTCCCACCACAGGCCCATCCTCCCACAGTCATCGACACCCAGCAGTATGTGCCAACCCACGGCTATGCACAAAGTGTGGTTGCCCCTGTACCTACACAAGTGTACATGTCTCAGATTTCTGCTCCAGATGGGTACGGATCAGAGGTTGGAGGAACACAGGCCTACAGCTATGCTCCCTCACAGAGCTACGCTCCCTCACAGAGCTACGCTCCCTCACAGAGCTACGCACCCTCACAGAGCTATGCACCTTCCCAAAGCTATGCTCCTTCTCAGGGCTATGGATCCAGCTACGTAGGCCACCGCTACTCCAGCCGCTCACGCATGTCTGCCATAGAAATCGACATTCCTGTGCTGACACAAGgagaatag